From a region of the Malania oleifera isolate guangnan ecotype guangnan chromosome 12, ASM2987363v1, whole genome shotgun sequence genome:
- the LOC131144068 gene encoding uncharacterized protein LOC131144068 — translation MRRQDSQLSSTSRREMGPGNHHATSIGCMSGIFQLLCTYHIRRKFLTLGKKTAVSCPKEEALLSKTQSATESNNKKHGDIVTDVRRLSCEVPRSPTIPADIRRWNSINSPDNCGTPPALVARLMGLEGVPAQETAAEKRRKLLGALEKCDEDLKALKKIIEALRSAENLRPSPVVKNVIVEDSGELTKKKRVPEFNGEQPSPVSVLDEFTRSPPSTYAQKYTNGRRGMRQQKQQLVRKKPGEDNDIKLSAETAKQVEKINADESSTAQQLPWYWSSSGGMIETVEEVRRDIAWGEKREVGRIGLALQDHICRDLIEETVKEMGCCCIIPNSLPLEACKRRLCF, via the exons ATGAGGAGACAGGACAGTCAACTGTCTTCTACTTCTCGCCGGGAAATGGGGCCGGGAAACCACCACGCCACAAGCATCGGCTGCATGTCCGGCATTTTCCAACTCCTTTGCACCTACCATATCCGCCGCAAGTTCCTCACTCTCG GGAAAAAAACTGCGGTCTCATGTCCCAAGGAGGAGGCGCTTCTTTCCAAAACGCAATCAGCGACGGAAAGTAATAACAAAAAACACGGAGACATCGTCACCGATGTCCGGAGATTATCATGCGAAGTACCCAGAAGCCCGACGATTCCGGCGGATATCCGACGATGGAATTCCATCAACTCGCCGGACAACTGCGGAACTCCACCGGCACTGGTGGCGCGGCTGATGGGGTTGGAGGGAGTGCCGGCCCAGGAAACTGCCGCGGAGAAGCGGCGGAAGCTTTTGGGAGCATTGGAGAAATGCGATGAAGATTTAAAAGCGCTGAAGAAGATAATAGAGGCGCTGCGGTCGGCGGAGAATCTTCGACCGTCGCCGGTTGTGAAGAACGTTATTGTGGAAGATAGTGGAGAGTTGACGAAGAAGAAGAGGGTTCCGGAATTTAATGGCGAGCAGCCGAGTCCGGTCTCCGTGCTCGACGAGTTCACTCGTTCACCTCCCAGCACCTACGCCCAAAAATATACTAACG GGAGAAGAGGAATGCGACAGCAAAAGCAACAACTAGTGAGGAAGAAACCCGGAGAAGACAATGACATTAAATTGTCAGCAGAGACGGCAAAGCAAGTGGAGAAGATCAATGCAGATGAGAGCAGCACAGCGCAGCAGCTGCCATGGTATTGGAGCAGCAGCGGAGGCATGATAGAGACCGTGGAAGAAGTTCGCAGGGACATAGCATGGGGGGAGAAGCGAGAGGTTGGGAGAATAGGGTTGGCCCTGCAAGATCACATCTGTAGAGACCTGATCGAAGAGACTGTAAAAGAGATGGGTTGTTGTTGCATCATCCCCAACTCTTTGCCTCTGGAGGCTTGTAAGAGAAGATTGTGTTTCTAA